One genomic region from Halococcus qingdaonensis encodes:
- a CDS encoding CobW family GTP-binding protein: MTHTTASEPIPVTVVSGPLGAGKTTLLNRLLASPGGREIAVIVNDMGEMNVDAELLARSDDADDPGIVDLSNGCICCRLQDDLLTEAARLAETRCFDVLVVESSGISEPVPVARTFLEGSDESDIDPTDHYRLDTMVSVIDAYGFWKEFDAGASLPAGADSDMDRPLADVLMEGIEFCDVLLLNKCDMVPDERLDEIEATLGTLQSRAEIVRTIRSDVDPELVLDTDRFDFAAVTRSAGWKQALAGDGHDHDQPAAAAHGVSSFIYTAERPFHPGRLDEWLDSWTESVVRAKGVFRLAGRDDVMGLNRAGPSVQAGPIGKWGDDDDRRTRLVFIGSGMDEEGIVTALDDCLLGDDESENRAFDDPFPTN, from the coding sequence ATGACGCACACCACGGCATCGGAACCGATCCCCGTGACGGTCGTGAGCGGCCCGCTCGGCGCGGGGAAGACGACGCTGCTCAACCGATTGCTGGCCTCCCCCGGCGGTCGCGAGATCGCCGTCATCGTCAACGATATGGGCGAGATGAACGTCGACGCCGAACTGCTCGCGCGCTCGGACGACGCCGACGATCCGGGCATCGTCGACCTCTCGAACGGCTGTATCTGCTGTCGGCTCCAGGACGATCTGCTCACCGAAGCCGCGCGCCTCGCCGAAACCCGTTGTTTCGACGTTCTGGTGGTCGAATCGTCCGGCATCAGCGAGCCGGTGCCCGTCGCGCGGACGTTCCTGGAGGGTTCCGACGAGAGCGATATCGATCCGACCGACCACTATCGTCTCGACACGATGGTGTCGGTGATCGATGCCTACGGCTTCTGGAAGGAATTCGACGCCGGCGCATCGCTGCCCGCGGGGGCCGACTCCGACATGGACCGCCCGCTCGCGGACGTTCTGATGGAGGGAATCGAGTTCTGTGATGTCCTCCTTCTCAACAAATGTGATATGGTGCCCGACGAGCGACTCGACGAGATCGAGGCCACACTCGGAACGCTCCAGTCCCGCGCCGAGATCGTCCGGACGATACGCTCTGACGTCGATCCGGAACTCGTACTCGACACCGACCGGTTCGACTTCGCGGCCGTCACGCGTTCGGCCGGCTGGAAGCAGGCACTGGCTGGCGATGGTCACGATCACGACCAGCCGGCGGCCGCAGCCCACGGCGTCTCGTCGTTTATCTACACCGCGGAACGGCCGTTCCACCCCGGGCGACTCGACGAGTGGCTCGACTCGTGGACGGAGAGTGTCGTTCGGGCGAAAGGCGTCTTCCGACTCGCCGGGCGCGACGACGTGATGGGACTCAATCGTGCCGGACCGTCGGTCCAGGCCGGCCCGATCGGGAAATGGGGCGACGATGACGATCGGCGCACCCGACTCGTGTTCATCGGCAGCGGGATGGATGAGGAGGGGATCGTCACCGCTCTAGACGATTGTCTGCTCGGCGACGACGAATCGGAAAATCGCGCGTTCGACGATCCGTTCCCGACGAACTGA
- a CDS encoding GNAT family N-acetyltransferase, protein MTIEPPDTAAAGEIAELWVELARDQRAFGSHFRAEPNRATIREAIVRDIVAGGLLVAREDGAIVGFVMFGPESERFEQDVSRGIVRNIVVRPERRNEGIGTELLAAAEHELAAAGFDAVVLSALADNEAARRFYARAGYEPHRIDFEKSLESDSDKSGRG, encoded by the coding sequence GTGACCATCGAACCGCCCGACACCGCGGCCGCGGGCGAGATCGCGGAGCTGTGGGTCGAACTCGCCCGTGATCAGCGCGCGTTCGGCTCGCATTTCCGTGCCGAGCCCAATCGGGCGACCATCCGCGAGGCGATCGTCCGCGATATCGTCGCCGGCGGGCTGTTGGTCGCCCGCGAGGACGGCGCGATCGTGGGGTTCGTCATGTTCGGACCCGAATCCGAGCGGTTCGAGCAGGACGTCTCGCGCGGTATCGTCCGGAACATCGTCGTCCGCCCGGAACGGCGAAACGAGGGCATCGGCACGGAGCTGCTCGCGGCCGCCGAGCACGAACTGGCCGCGGCGGGGTTCGACGCCGTCGTTCTCTCCGCGCTCGCGGACAACGAGGCAGCACGGCGCTTTTACGCGCGGGCGGGCTACGAGCCACACCGCATCGACTTCGAGAAGTCGCTCGAAAGCGACAGCGACAAATCGGGCCGTGGGTAA
- a CDS encoding phosphoglycerate kinase: MIRTLDDLDCEGVAVGVRIDINSPLSETGLADDARLRAHVETLSELLERGARVAILAHQGRPGDDDFSTLAAHADRLDELLSFPVDYCDATFSAAARERVAGLDGGEAVLLENTRFYAEEYMEFDPERAADTHLVEGLVPALDVYVNDAFAAAHRSQPSLVGFPQRLPGYAGRVMERELDVLATIEETPRPRVYLLGGAKVGDSIGVARSVLERGLADTVLTAGLVGNVCLLASGAELGTASAEFVYDQGYWDEIDRAGELLDAHDELRVPEDVAIERNGERHEIPVVELPQETETPAMDVGSETVAAYSEILDDAGTVILNGPAGVFEEETFAHGTRELYSTASEADHSIVGGGDTAAAIRRLGIDGFSHVSTGGGASLALLAGDSLPAVEALDE; encoded by the coding sequence ATGATCCGAACCCTCGACGACCTCGACTGCGAGGGCGTCGCCGTCGGGGTGCGCATCGACATCAACAGCCCGCTCTCCGAGACGGGGTTAGCCGACGACGCCCGCCTGCGCGCCCACGTCGAGACCCTCTCGGAGCTGCTCGAACGCGGCGCACGCGTGGCGATTCTCGCCCATCAGGGTCGCCCTGGCGACGACGATTTCTCGACGCTCGCCGCCCATGCCGACCGCCTCGACGAACTGCTCTCATTCCCTGTCGACTACTGCGACGCCACCTTTTCGGCCGCTGCCAGGGAGCGCGTCGCGGGGCTCGATGGCGGGGAGGCAGTCCTGCTCGAAAACACCCGCTTCTACGCCGAGGAGTACATGGAGTTCGATCCCGAGCGCGCGGCCGACACCCATCTCGTCGAGGGGCTCGTGCCCGCCCTCGACGTCTACGTCAACGACGCCTTCGCCGCCGCCCACCGCTCACAGCCCTCGCTCGTCGGCTTTCCACAGCGACTGCCGGGCTACGCCGGCCGGGTGATGGAGCGCGAACTCGACGTGCTCGCGACCATCGAGGAGACTCCGCGCCCCCGCGTCTATCTGCTCGGCGGCGCGAAGGTCGGCGATTCCATTGGTGTGGCCCGGAGCGTCCTCGAACGCGGCCTCGCCGACACGGTGCTGACCGCGGGCCTCGTCGGCAACGTCTGCCTACTCGCCAGCGGCGCGGAACTGGGAACCGCGAGCGCCGAGTTCGTCTACGATCAGGGCTACTGGGACGAGATCGATCGCGCGGGCGAACTACTCGATGCCCACGACGAGCTCCGCGTTCCGGAGGATGTCGCGATCGAACGAAATGGCGAGCGCCACGAGATCCCCGTCGTGGAACTGCCCCAGGAGACCGAGACGCCGGCGATGGACGTCGGTAGCGAGACCGTCGCCGCCTATTCCGAGATCCTCGATGACGCCGGCACGGTGATCCTGAACGGGCCGGCGGGCGTCTTCGAGGAGGAGACGTTCGCCCACGGGACGCGTGAACTCTACTCGACGGCCAGCGAGGCCGATCACAGCATCGTCGGCGGCGGCGACACGGCGGCGGCGATCCGGCGGCTGGGCATCGATGGGTTCTCGCACGTGAGCACCGGCGGCGGCGCGTCGCTCGCGCTGCTCGCTGGCGATTCCCTTCCCGCCGTCGAGGCGCTCGACGAGTGA
- a CDS encoding branched-chain amino acid ABC transporter permease has protein sequence MGIAETYSRGRSVVAEQPLTLLVAVVCVLLAVDLVSKLLSGSLSVLSLAVFLKDGLILGLVIGLAGVGLSMTYSILGFPNFAHGDYISSGAFAGWATTYVIAGLGTVSVGDLLLLGVSGDATAGSVGVSVVSTPLAVVAGLVMAAVFTIALTLLIDRLVYKPMRDQEGISLLIASVGVALALRYLIAFVFGTSRPGITGGSIPGITVPGVGIQINAHEATLAVCAIGLLVGVHVVLQYTKLGTAMRAMADNRDLARVTGIPTERVVRATWVIGGGLTGAAGYLITLETGTIAFDFGWVLLLLIFAAVILGGIGSVYGAMFGGLLIGLASTVSLVWIPSDFTTVAAFLVMIFMLLVRPSGLFGGVTTA, from the coding sequence ATGGGTATTGCTGAAACCTACTCTCGCGGCCGGAGCGTCGTCGCCGAACAACCCCTCACGCTGCTGGTCGCGGTCGTCTGTGTGCTGCTGGCGGTCGATCTGGTTTCGAAACTACTGAGCGGCTCGCTGTCGGTGCTCAGCCTCGCCGTCTTCCTCAAGGACGGGCTGATCCTCGGGCTTGTCATCGGGCTCGCGGGGGTCGGGCTCTCGATGACGTACTCGATCCTCGGCTTTCCCAACTTCGCTCACGGCGATTACATCTCCAGCGGTGCGTTCGCCGGCTGGGCGACCACCTACGTGATCGCGGGGCTCGGCACGGTGTCGGTCGGCGACCTGCTCCTGCTCGGCGTCAGCGGCGACGCGACCGCGGGCAGCGTCGGCGTGAGCGTCGTCTCGACGCCGCTGGCGGTCGTCGCGGGGCTCGTCATGGCGGCCGTGTTCACCATCGCGCTCACCCTGCTTATCGATCGGCTCGTCTACAAGCCGATGCGCGATCAGGAGGGGATCTCGTTGCTCATCGCGAGCGTCGGCGTCGCGCTCGCGCTGCGCTATCTGATCGCGTTCGTCTTCGGCACCAGTCGGCCGGGAATCACCGGCGGGTCGATCCCGGGGATCACCGTTCCGGGCGTCGGCATCCAGATCAACGCCCACGAGGCAACGCTCGCGGTCTGTGCGATCGGGCTGCTGGTCGGCGTCCACGTCGTGCTCCAGTACACGAAGCTCGGGACGGCGATGCGCGCGATGGCCGACAACCGCGATCTCGCGCGCGTCACCGGAATTCCAACGGAACGCGTCGTCCGCGCCACGTGGGTCATCGGCGGCGGACTCACCGGTGCGGCGGGCTATCTCATCACGCTCGAGACGGGCACCATCGCCTTCGACTTCGGCTGGGTGCTGCTCCTCCTCATTTTTGCGGCAGTCATTCTCGGTGGTATCGGCTCGGTCTACGGCGCGATGTTCGGCGGGTTGCTCATCGGACTCGCGAGCACGGTGTCGCTGGTCTGGATCCCCTCCGATTTTACCACCGTCGCGGCCTTTCTCGTGATGATCTTCATGCTGTTGGTCAGGCCGTCGGGGCTGTTCGGCGGGGTGACGACCGCATGA
- a CDS encoding branched-chain amino acid ABC transporter permease, producing the protein MSSATERVAARLPDNDAVLILGVLFGLYVGFTVLGMALGLDIAGLASTLQRITFFAAVYALLALALNLQWGYAGLLNIGVAGFMAVGVYTMAMLTAPASPAAGGVPGLGLPLWVGVVGGMVAAALVGALAALPALRLKADYLAIVTLGLSEIIRLTYNSTTFQTFSIAGADLGTGASQGIQTPTNPVMALYYTTPSSPAAGTTGLGEAVFGFFGTLGLGEPVVVDWTYTIVLVIFVGLFYLLLTRVGNSPFGRVLKAIREDELVASSLGKNTDRFKIKTFMLGCALMGLGGILWQGSQALVNPALFLPIITFYVFIALIIGGSGSNTGSVIGGALFAGLLFEGPTFVRRLVQQTVDLGGAPNTFTDAIAALGSLDFGPLLAYALADVSSLRFVLVGVVLVYLVQNRPDGLLGHRKETAAAVSLARERTAAGQADGGATEVDDE; encoded by the coding sequence ATGAGTAGCGCCACCGAGCGGGTCGCGGCCCGGCTACCGGACAACGACGCCGTATTGATCCTCGGCGTACTGTTCGGGCTGTACGTCGGCTTCACGGTGTTGGGAATGGCACTCGGGCTCGATATCGCGGGGCTCGCGAGCACCTTACAGCGAATCACCTTCTTCGCGGCCGTCTACGCGCTGCTCGCGCTCGCCTTGAATCTCCAGTGGGGCTACGCCGGACTACTCAACATCGGCGTCGCGGGGTTCATGGCTGTCGGCGTCTACACGATGGCGATGCTCACCGCGCCCGCGAGCCCCGCGGCGGGCGGCGTGCCCGGCCTCGGCCTCCCGCTCTGGGTCGGCGTCGTCGGCGGGATGGTCGCGGCGGCGCTCGTCGGCGCGCTCGCGGCGCTGCCCGCACTCAGGCTCAAGGCCGATTATCTCGCTATCGTCACGCTCGGCCTCTCCGAGATCATCCGACTCACGTACAACTCCACCACCTTCCAGACCTTCTCGATCGCGGGCGCGGATCTCGGCACCGGTGCCTCTCAGGGCATCCAGACGCCGACCAACCCCGTGATGGCGCTCTACTACACGACGCCGTCGAGCCCCGCCGCCGGTACGACGGGGCTCGGCGAGGCCGTCTTCGGCTTCTTCGGCACGCTTGGACTCGGCGAGCCGGTCGTCGTCGACTGGACCTACACGATCGTGCTCGTGATCTTCGTCGGCCTGTTCTATCTCCTGCTCACGCGCGTCGGCAACTCGCCGTTCGGCAGGGTACTGAAGGCCATCCGCGAGGACGAGCTCGTGGCGAGCTCGCTCGGCAAGAACACCGATCGCTTCAAGATCAAGACGTTCATGCTCGGCTGTGCGCTGATGGGCTTAGGAGGAATTCTCTGGCAGGGCAGTCAGGCGCTCGTCAACCCCGCACTGTTTCTCCCGATCATCACCTTCTACGTCTTCATCGCGCTGATCATCGGTGGCTCGGGCTCGAACACCGGCAGCGTCATCGGCGGCGCGCTCTTCGCGGGGCTGCTGTTCGAGGGGCCGACGTTCGTCCGCCGGCTCGTCCAACAAACTGTTGACCTCGGCGGCGCACCGAACACGTTCACCGACGCGATCGCCGCGCTCGGCTCGCTGGATTTCGGGCCACTGCTCGCCTACGCACTCGCCGACGTCTCCAGCCTCCGGTTCGTGCTCGTCGGTGTGGTGTTGGTCTATCTCGTGCAGAACCGACCCGATGGACTGCTCGGCCACCGTAAGGAGACTGCCGCGGCCGTCTCGCTCGCGCGCGAGCGGACCGCGGCCGGCCAAGCAGACGGCGGCGCGACGGAGGTCGACGATGAGTGA
- a CDS encoding ABC transporter ATP-binding protein, which produces MSESDTGVAIEGENPEEITDIDPEEDSDVERAAREIPPGRPLRVDDLRMEFGGLTAVDGAGFAIEEGSLTGLIGPNGAGKSTTFDCITGVHRPTGGSVKLHNEEITGLRPYEIADRGLVRTFQITRELQEMTVLENMLLAPRGQQGEALWRAVLPGVRRSVQAQERELRERAWETLEFFEIDHLAEEYAGNLSGGQRKLLEMARALLTDPEVVLLDEPLAGVNPTLERKLLERIDELREQGYTFLLVEHDMDVIMENCERVIVMHQGRVLADDAPAAIRENEQVIDAYLGANV; this is translated from the coding sequence ATGAGTGAAAGCGATACCGGGGTGGCGATCGAGGGTGAGAACCCGGAGGAGATCACGGATATCGACCCCGAAGAGGACTCGGATGTCGAGCGTGCCGCCCGCGAGATACCACCCGGGCGACCGCTCAGGGTCGACGATCTCCGCATGGAGTTCGGCGGGCTGACGGCGGTCGACGGGGCCGGGTTCGCCATCGAAGAGGGATCGCTCACGGGGCTGATCGGGCCGAACGGCGCGGGCAAATCGACCACATTCGACTGCATCACCGGCGTCCATCGTCCGACCGGTGGCTCGGTGAAGCTCCACAACGAGGAGATCACCGGGCTGCGGCCGTACGAGATCGCCGACCGTGGGCTCGTTCGCACGTTTCAGATCACGCGCGAACTCCAGGAGATGACGGTGCTCGAAAACATGCTGCTCGCGCCGCGCGGCCAGCAAGGCGAGGCGCTCTGGCGGGCGGTGCTGCCGGGTGTACGCCGCTCGGTACAGGCTCAAGAGCGAGAGCTGCGCGAGCGGGCGTGGGAGACGCTCGAATTCTTCGAGATCGACCATCTCGCCGAGGAGTACGCGGGCAATCTCTCGGGTGGCCAGCGCAAACTGCTGGAGATGGCCCGCGCGCTGCTGACCGATCCGGAGGTCGTCCTGCTCGACGAGCCGCTCGCCGGTGTCAATCCGACGCTCGAACGCAAACTGCTCGAACGGATCGACGAACTCCGCGAACAGGGCTACACCTTCCTGCTGGTCGAACACGACATGGACGTGATCATGGAGAACTGCGAGCGCGTCATCGTCATGCATCAGGGGCGCGTGCTTGCCGACGATGCGCCGGCGGCGATCCGCGAGAACGAGCAGGTGATCGACGCCTATCTGGGAGCGAACGTATGA
- a CDS encoding ABC transporter ATP-binding protein yields the protein MSDERAVTDDPETGESDTIADDLLSITDLDAGYGDLQILSALDLAVDAGEYVSIVGPNGAGKSTVMKAVFGLATHMDGSIAFDGEGIGGLAPEEVIRRGVSYVPQNENVFGGLSVRENLEMGAYILDSVPEERLADVFERFPILEERQSQRAGTLSGGQRQMLAMGRALMLDPDLLLLDEPSAGLAPDLVDEMFDRIDEINDAGTAVLMVEQNAIEALSRCDRGYVLVQGQNRFTDTGAALLGNDEVRREFLGG from the coding sequence ATGAGCGACGAACGCGCAGTCACGGACGACCCGGAGACGGGCGAAAGCGACACGATCGCCGACGACCTGCTCTCGATCACCGATCTCGACGCGGGCTACGGCGATCTGCAGATCCTCTCGGCACTGGATCTCGCGGTCGATGCCGGGGAGTACGTCAGTATCGTCGGCCCGAACGGCGCGGGCAAATCGACGGTGATGAAGGCGGTCTTCGGGCTGGCGACCCACATGGATGGCTCGATCGCCTTCGACGGTGAGGGGATCGGCGGGCTCGCTCCCGAGGAGGTGATCCGCCGGGGCGTGAGCTACGTCCCACAGAACGAGAACGTCTTCGGCGGGCTCTCGGTACGCGAGAACCTGGAGATGGGTGCGTACATCCTCGATTCGGTGCCCGAGGAGCGGCTCGCGGACGTCTTCGAGCGGTTCCCGATCCTCGAAGAGCGTCAGTCCCAGCGCGCGGGCACGCTCTCGGGCGGCCAGCGCCAGATGCTGGCGATGGGACGCGCGCTGATGCTCGATCCCGACCTGCTGCTGCTCGACGAGCCGTCGGCCGGGCTCGCACCCGATCTCGTCGACGAGATGTTCGATCGGATCGACGAGATCAACGACGCCGGAACGGCCGTCCTGATGGTCGAACAGAACGCGATCGAGGCGCTCTCGCGCTGTGATCGCGGCTACGTGCTCGTCCAGGGCCAGAACCGCTTCACCGACACCGGCGCGGCACTGCTCGGCAACGACGAGGTCCGCCGGGAGTTCCTCGGCGGCTGA
- a CDS encoding ABC transporter substrate-binding protein, translated as MARTTNRRTFLVGVGAAGLAGFAGCIGGGGDNGSGGSGGTGTSGGGGGGNGSGGGGGGGGQTIKIGILQPTTGDLASVGTPIQKAAQLPARQLQNADMEFSIETQIEDTQTDPQAGISAAQALVDAGYPAITGAASSETSIQVAKNVTIPNQIVLTPPASTSPAITGLQDNGYVYRTAPSDALQGEVLAQVASQRVNASAVSVMFVNNSYGQALADSFVQAFDGNVPAQVSFEKAQSSYTSKLQEAMSPSPDGLLVIGYPESGNQLFRDFYSNYGRDTTILVTDGLRAPELSSDVGQSMTNVIGTAPIAAGPAQQFFTKSFKDEFGNEPGVFTSQAYDATAVQMLAIAAAGENTGSAVQQNMDSVANPGGAEVTPENLAEGIGMAANGDDINYQGASSSVNFDDNGDMQSVGYEIFSYTEGGDIEQQDTVEFEAGGGGSGGGNNSSAGTTSA; from the coding sequence ATGGCACGAACTACCAATCGGCGTACGTTCCTCGTCGGTGTCGGAGCTGCGGGTCTCGCTGGCTTCGCTGGCTGCATCGGCGGTGGCGGCGACAACGGAAGCGGCGGTAGTGGCGGAACAGGTACCAGCGGTGGTGGCGGTGGCGGCAACGGAAGCGGCGGCGGGGGCGGAGGCGGTGGGCAGACGATCAAGATCGGGATTCTCCAGCCGACGACCGGCGACCTCGCATCGGTCGGCACACCGATCCAGAAGGCCGCGCAGCTGCCGGCACGACAGTTACAGAACGCCGACATGGAGTTCTCCATCGAGACACAGATCGAGGACACGCAGACGGACCCGCAGGCGGGTATCAGCGCCGCCCAAGCGCTCGTCGATGCGGGCTACCCGGCGATAACGGGTGCAGCGTCTTCGGAAACGTCGATTCAGGTCGCAAAGAACGTCACGATCCCCAATCAGATCGTCCTGACCCCGCCGGCGAGCACTTCGCCGGCGATCACTGGCCTGCAGGACAACGGCTACGTCTACCGGACGGCACCGAGCGACGCGCTGCAGGGTGAGGTGCTCGCACAGGTCGCCAGCCAGCGTGTCAACGCCTCGGCCGTGTCGGTAATGTTCGTCAACAACTCCTACGGACAGGCGCTCGCCGACAGTTTCGTCCAGGCGTTCGACGGCAACGTCCCGGCGCAGGTCTCCTTCGAGAAGGCACAGTCGTCGTACACCTCGAAGCTCCAGGAGGCGATGTCGCCGAGCCCCGACGGACTGCTCGTCATCGGCTATCCCGAGAGCGGCAACCAGCTGTTCCGCGATTTCTACTCGAACTACGGCCGCGATACGACCATCCTCGTCACTGACGGGCTGCGCGCGCCCGAACTGTCGAGCGATGTCGGCCAGTCGATGACGAACGTTATCGGCACCGCGCCGATCGCCGCCGGACCGGCCCAGCAGTTCTTCACGAAATCGTTCAAGGACGAGTTCGGCAACGAACCCGGCGTGTTCACCTCGCAGGCCTACGACGCGACCGCGGTCCAGATGCTCGCCATCGCCGCGGCCGGTGAGAACACCGGCTCGGCCGTCCAGCAGAACATGGATTCGGTCGCGAACCCCGGCGGAGCCGAAGTCACGCCGGAGAACCTCGCCGAGGGGATCGGGATGGCCGCCAACGGCGACGACATCAACTATCAGGGCGCATCGAGCAGCGTCAACTTCGACGACAACGGCGACATGCAGTCGGTCGGCTACGAGATCTTCAGCTACACCGAGGGTGGCGACATCGAACAGCAGGACACCGTCGAGTTCGAAGCCGGCGGCGGTGGCAGTGGGGGCGGCAACAACAGCAGTGCGGGCACGACGAGCGCCTGA
- a CDS encoding CBS domain-containing protein yields MSSAITVREIMTREFLGVSESDDLLETVELLLDEAADCAVVLRGRDPVGALDERDALSLLVGETDPAAATVTDVMDDGVVQVASDASLTAAAEAMAREEADWLLVVEDEPVGVVSAYDIATASTIAPVVGDGTVSTATEPSPTYDTQGICEHCGTLTHDLVTVNGQSICANCREN; encoded by the coding sequence ATGAGCAGTGCTATCACCGTGCGGGAGATAATGACCCGGGAGTTCCTCGGGGTGAGCGAGAGCGACGACCTGCTCGAAACGGTCGAACTGCTCCTCGACGAGGCTGCCGACTGTGCGGTCGTCCTCCGCGGACGCGACCCCGTCGGGGCGCTCGACGAGCGCGATGCGCTTTCGCTGCTCGTCGGCGAGACCGACCCTGCGGCGGCGACGGTGACGGACGTCATGGACGACGGAGTCGTTCAGGTCGCCTCCGATGCCTCGCTCACGGCAGCGGCCGAGGCGATGGCCCGCGAGGAGGCCGACTGGCTGCTCGTCGTCGAGGACGAACCGGTGGGCGTGGTCTCGGCGTACGACATCGCCACCGCCTCGACGATCGCGCCCGTCGTCGGGGACGGCACCGTCTCGACGGCGACGGAGCCATCCCCGACTTACGACACACAGGGGATCTGTGAACACTGTGGGACGCTCACGCACGATCTCGTGACCGTGAACGGCCAGTCGATCTGTGCGAACTGCCGCGAGAACTGA
- a CDS encoding GTP cyclohydrolase III yields MTNTQLTLIQIDNYGPWTVTPEPRREVDLQTLQSRLYADLSQLFGNRDGYVFFSRFDNMVAVTNGIDEDAHALIQESIGNRYPVTVSLSIGTGETPATAIETASEQLQAAGSAQASDRREILRGEPVANPERTAEDVQIAHFDVNDATGKYTDRLNEFDTFINIEQSYAELMRYLRETHDSLSFFVGGDNIIATCPDLDAEQYHDAIDHVSEAVGVELKVGVGRAADAQSAGMAAKHALETCRYDGRDVVFGDR; encoded by the coding sequence GTGACGAACACGCAGCTCACACTGATCCAGATCGACAACTACGGCCCGTGGACGGTGACGCCGGAACCGCGGCGCGAGGTCGACCTCCAGACCCTCCAGTCGCGGCTGTACGCCGACCTCTCGCAGCTGTTCGGCAACCGCGACGGCTACGTCTTCTTCTCGCGGTTCGACAACATGGTCGCCGTCACGAACGGGATCGACGAGGATGCTCACGCGCTCATCCAGGAATCGATCGGCAACCGCTATCCGGTGACGGTGAGCCTCTCGATCGGCACCGGCGAGACGCCGGCGACGGCGATCGAGACCGCGAGCGAACAGCTTCAGGCTGCCGGCAGCGCACAGGCCAGTGATCGCCGCGAGATCCTGCGCGGCGAGCCGGTCGCCAACCCGGAGCGCACCGCCGAGGACGTCCAGATCGCCCACTTCGACGTGAACGACGCCACCGGCAAGTATACGGACAGACTGAACGAGTTCGATACGTTCATCAACATCGAACAGAGCTACGCCGAGCTGATGCGCTATCTCCGCGAGACGCACGACTCGCTGTCGTTTTTCGTCGGCGGCGACAACATCATCGCCACCTGTCCGGATCTCGACGCCGAGCAGTATCACGACGCCATCGATCACGTTAGCGAGGCGGTCGGTGTCGAGCTCAAGGTCGGCGTCGGGCGGGCGGCGGATGCCCAGTCGGCGGGCATGGCCGCCAAACACGCCCTCGAAACCTGTCGGTACGACGGCCGTGACGTCGTGTTCGGCGACCGATGA
- a CDS encoding MarR family transcriptional regulator has translation MSSGTIDIDEFENADADEFEERNDTERIVLFLDKNGDRAWKAATIAERLGLKTDAVSAILSRLKERDLVRHKRPYWAITDDEERLQSAYRLHRHHETADDQYGEERLEALQTEEMEEVQ, from the coding sequence ATGTCGAGCGGTACTATCGATATCGACGAGTTCGAAAACGCTGACGCCGACGAATTCGAGGAGCGGAACGACACCGAGCGAATTGTACTGTTCCTCGACAAGAATGGCGACCGGGCGTGGAAGGCGGCGACGATTGCCGAACGACTCGGACTGAAGACCGACGCCGTCAGTGCGATCCTCTCACGATTGAAGGAACGTGATCTCGTGCGGCACAAGCGCCCGTACTGGGCGATCACGGACGATGAAGAACGGCTCCAGTCGGCCTATCGGCTCCACCGGCATCACGAGACGGCAGACGACCAGTACGGTGAAGAGCGTCTCGAAGCCCTCCAAACCGAGGAGATGGAAGAGGTACAGTGA
- a CDS encoding type II toxin-antitoxin system PemK/MazF family toxin — MTSFKELERGDIVWATDPLSEKGRPILVLGTPRFTNHGVQLITVMISTKTYHEAALTLGDDDYEGDALGERSHVLPWSLATLNSAADVDHYLTSLVDDRTEDVASEVIDYISA; from the coding sequence GTGACTTCGTTCAAAGAACTGGAACGCGGTGACATCGTCTGGGCGACCGACCCGCTCTCGGAGAAAGGTCGCCCGATACTCGTGCTGGGTACTCCCCGATTCACGAACCACGGCGTGCAACTCATCACGGTCATGATTTCCACGAAGACCTATCACGAGGCGGCACTCACACTCGGAGACGACGACTACGAAGGCGACGCACTCGGGGAACGAAGTCACGTTCTCCCGTGGTCGCTTGCGACTCTCAACAGTGCTGCGGACGTTGACCACTACCTGACATCGCTCGTGGACGACCGCACCGAGGATGTGGCGAGCGAGGTAATCGACTACATCTCCGCATAG